The following nucleotide sequence is from Geotrypetes seraphini chromosome 10, aGeoSer1.1, whole genome shotgun sequence.
TGTCCGTTGGTTTGCAAATGTTCAGAAAACTGGTTATTAGTGGTATTTTGATGTAGTGCACACCTTTTCATTTGGCGCTCAAGGctacttacaatctaactttatATGTGTGAAGGAAAAACGTTCTGAAATTTATTGCTGTGACTAGCAGATTACCCGgcattgcccggatatttatttatcccaaaatgtcccacCCCACATGTGTCCcacaggaatgtccctctctatggggttgaacttggacttaaactgCATCAGAAGTATCAGTATCTCAGTGAGCCCGAAAATatgggttagacactaatatctgttgttTTTGATGTCACCTtctttccttctccaccccccctccccagtattTGTGGCCAGATAGTAAGtcttatgtataccaagtttggatgaaatctgtccatgcgtttatggattagacactaatgtGTCGTTTTCGATGACACCCCCTGCACCTCAcctacatgtcacccccttcccacacacacacacacagaaagtatttgtccccagatagtaagtcatatgtgtaccaagtttggttgaaatctcgccatgcgtttcagagttatccATGCGTTTCAGTCATCTCGGTGAGCcccaaaacactatggggtaaacactaatatctgtcgttttcaatatcacccccttcccaccccctgaCCCCCAtccacatgtcacccccttcccacacacacacacagacagtttttgaccccagatagtaagtcatatgtgtaccaagtttggttgaaatctcgccatgcgtttatggattagacactaatatctgtcgttttcGATGCcacccccttcttcccccccccattcctcccccccccagtatttGTGGCCAGATAGTAAGtcttatgtataccaagtttggttgaaatctgtccatgcgtttcagagttatgctggaacatatatacacacatcggattatatacagtggtgcctcgcacagcgaacgcctcgcacagcgaacgctgcgcacaacgaactttatgtcttgattcgtacaacggacttcgtttcacacaacgaagtccggggttcctgcggggttggatcgcagcggggttggtcgagccgcgagggtagtctccttctccttacctgccctgtcgcagcacacagccgaacggaaatcttcccgatgtcagcgctgacgtcggagggagggcttaagcaaagccctcccttcctccgacgtcagcgctgacatcaggaagacttccgttcggctgtgtgcggctgcggcagggcaggtaggaagaaggcaatggcgaacgaaagaggggggagggggcggtccgccccgaagaatgtgcacagctggtcaggtcccccgatcgaccgacaacaggcccggccgacaaacctccctgccctgtagccgcgaatctaaattacctcttacagcagcttcaataatccagctgctgtaagaaggtaatttagattcgcggctacaggacagggagatttgtccgaccgggcctgttctgttgtcggtcgggtgcaaaagcgccacaaaggtggaggcagggagggaggaaaggtggagtggagaagaaaagacgcttaaggggggagaaggccgctgaaagcacatgttggagcaggggatgagagggagggagagaaggggaaatattggacaagggcagaagggatgctaaatcatagggtgacaggcagagagaacaacaggaaaaagagtggaagcaatcttgaaccctgagggtgagggcagagagaggtggtgagatgattgatcatggggagagggacaaaagggaatagagatgggataggaagatagtggaagtaaaaggacagggagatgtatgtttttagatgtatctaaataaaaataataacaaaaaatttatcttttttatgtcatcttagcatattttatgctgcagaacgaattatttttttttacatgtattcctatgggaaaacgcgtttcacataacgaacgtttcacataacaaacttgctcctggaaccaattaagttcgttgtgtgaggcaccactgtatatatatatcttaagatagatagatagataagtcGGCATGTATTCATGACCAAGATTAAGGACAGTGCAGTATTCAGTTTAAACTGAAGagatttctttttgttatttttaggTGTACAGTCATTTGAAGAGACTGGGCTACATTGTGATGCGATTCAACCCTTGGTAATTTCTCCTGGGAAAAGTGCTTTTTATTTTCTTGGTTCTCCTGCTTTCATTCCAGTTTTCAGGAATGGTGAATTTTGGTCCTTAAGTGCCATGGACACCTGTAGTTTTCAGGATAAATAAAacgggcccaatattcaaaagggtttaatgGAGCAGGAGAGAGGTTCCTGTCCAGTTAAACCCTGTGGAGCTGGCCATCTGtcaatattcagcggcacttaagCCATGCAAGTTTCATATGTAATTTGATAGTTATCTGGCAAATTTACTCTTCTCATACTGCCCCTCATGTTCTTTGAGATCTCAGAACTAGAACTGTTTAATTATATGTTCGCTGTCTAGAACAGTTTCTCAActtagtcctggagtacccccttgccaggttttcaggatatccacgatgaatatgtatgaaagaaatttgcatataatggaggcagtttatgcatattcattgtggatagcctgaaaacccaactggcaaggggatattctgggaccgagttgaaaaacagtggtctagAACAAGGTTAGATTCAACATGAGTCtgccttcttttttctctctctctggaccaaacctctctattcccctccatgcagcatgtttcccttcctcccctccattatgagGTGTATGTGATTTTAAACCAAAGGTACTCTGCGGAGCACGTGTAGGAATGTAGTTAGCGGATACTGGGTGTCAGCCAAGGCTGGGATCTGGTGCGCTTGACAGAGTGGGAAACAGGGAAAGCAAGGGTGTCCACAGCAGAGGGGAGAATAGAGTTGTATGGCAAGACAGCTTTATTGACAGACTTCTTGGATAACATTGTGGAGAGTGTGGAAGGATCGAGGACTTGAAGATTTTGAAACTTGGTGATGACTGGGCGTGACTGAGGGGGAGGGTGGGTAAGTGTGAAGATTATCAGATGATGATCAGagaaggggagcagtgaagaatATCAGATGATGATCAGAGAAGGGGAGCAGTGAGGTGGAAAAGTTAGAGAGGGAGCAGTTAGAGAAGAAGACAAGATCGAGGCAGTGACCATGCCCAGTGAGTAGGGGTAGTGGAGCATAGCTGGAGATCAAATGAGGAGGTTTAGGCAAGGAACTTGGAGACATAAATGTCAGAGGGATTGTCAACGTAAATGTTGAAATccccaaggagggagggaggaaatgaaTTAAAGAAGACAGAAAGCCAGGAGTTGAACTTGATGAGAAAGGAGGAATAGGACTTTGGGGGCAGAGGGACGATAAATGACCACTATCCAGAGAGGTAGAGGAGTGAACAGGCAGATGGAGTGGACTTCAAATGAATAAAAGTGGTGCgattggggtggggtgggcatccctcctgcctttttttttttcaggagggtaggggatggttcggGTGGGGGGGGCCTccgttggcaggagggaatgggcatccctcctgccaattttctcttgggGTGGGAGATgacatggcaggaaggagtgggtatccTTCTTGCCAGTTTTCTCTCATGGGGGAGAGGATTCCCGGTGCCGCGTTCATCAGGGGTCATTAGGGAAGGATGTCATCGGCGgtggaggactttttttttttcatgggacaaatattttgcgtgtgtaacgcacacaaaatatctgtaccattgggaaaaaaatgaaaaaaaaccccaaggagtTACCGACAGATCTAGACCATTTGTTTTTTTCCGATAACTAAAACCCctgtgttttttttggggggcatAGTCAAATGAGGTAAGTGCATGaattgcttggctactttgcatggggttttagctaatttgcatggctggatcagaaaatgaacaatcgaggggaaaaacatgcggtgACCCATTTTGTTCATTAGGTCGGTAAAAGcgttgctaaagctgtgaaaacaggtttagcggcgattgctgactttagtgaatctagcccaggggtgggcaactccagtcctcgagggccggaatccagttgggtttttaggatttccccaatgaatatgcatgagatctatttgcatgcactgctttcaatgcacattcattggggaaatcctgaaaacccgactggattccggccctcgaggaccggagttgcccacccctgatctagccctatGCTTCTTATGGCTGGGTGTGAATAATTGGGAGTGGATCTTCCTTTTAGGATTTGCTGGGATTCTCCTGCACCAGTTTGGCCATTGACAGAAACAGGATGCTAACAATTGTCTGACCCAGACAGGCATTTCTTATGCTCTTTACTGCTTGTACTAGAGGTTTTCTTGGTTATTGCAGTTTGTTAAAgttctatctaatataataaaaccctaagccgtgcatgcgctcTCTTACCTGCATGCTCtcgttttccatgcgctgtaggtccccgcaggtaggagtgcgcatgcgcggcttagggttgtGCTCGGCTTCAGGCGGCACAGAGGCTGTCATCCGCGGCAGCTGTCGGCGTCTGCAGGCTGCGGCGGCTTTCGGCGGAGGGCACAcacgaggtaaggggtgctgctggaaacgggggggggggggagaaaaaggaagggaggcctactgctggacggggaagcaggaaagaggtgctaggggtaagaaaaaggaagggaggcctactgctggacgggggagcaggaaagaggtgctgatggacaggggaagagacggggggggagaaaaaggaagggaggcctactgctggacagggggacaggaaaggggtgctgctggacagaggggagattaaaaaagggagaagggctgctgctggataaggggagcagtgaaggggtagtggtggacacagggaatgtaaaaggaagggagaatgggtggacagcctaggaaaaagaaagacagaaagcggctaaagagagagagagagagagaaagaaataaagacagacgcacacatatattctagcacccgttaatgtaacgggctataagactagtatatgaataaactgttgggtttttttttttcttttagtggtACGTGATTGTAATGCTGATGTTACTTTATAGAAGTGTACACCTTTCTTGTTCTGCAGATTTCTGTGGAGCATTATTCCAACTGAATCATCCACTCTACTCCTTTGTCTCCACAGCAGTGTTCTGTCTCCCTATGAGAGGCAGCTGAACCTGGAGAGTCACCATCAAAGCTCGGGTCGATTGAATCACAAAAGGAAGCGGAGTTCCAGCTCTCGGTAAAACAAAACAAGATTGTGTGTATGAGAGAGAGAGCTCTGTGCTCACCTGACAAGCTGACTAAATAGTCTTGCTTTGTTTTCGTTGAAGGCTGATGAAAGCACCATTTCAGTTGAATCCCTTCACAAGGAAGCATTACATAAGAACTGCTATATTGGGTTGGACCAAAGCTCTTTCAAGTTTAGGTcataagtatctggcaagattccaaaaaagTAGTAAATTATGCTGTTTACCCCCAGGTCTACtttaataatagtttatggacttttcctttaggaacttgcccaaaccttttttttttaatcccagctACACTAAATGCTTTTATCACATGTTttggcaaagtgttccagagcttaactatatgtTGTCtggaaaaaaacattttctcctattggttttaagtatACTACTTAATAACATACatactttttgtaatttttgaaagactaAATAATCGATTTGCCTTTTACCTGATGTAATTCGCTCAGGATTTTATAAATATCTAGCATATCTCTTCTTATGCCTTCCTCGGTATCCTGCTCACCTATATACATTGTACCTATATATTGTACCTATATCCTGCTTACCTATATAAATTGtatctatattcgctgattgtccagcctttctTTGTTGTAatccgcctcaaactactacggctttggcagtatataagaataaaattattattattctcagcCAATTTTAAGAGCTCATTATAGCCAATTTTAGGAGCTCGTTAGCTCTCTAGCATTTTCTCATTGGAGAAtcattccatcctctttatcttATGGTTGTCCTTCTctgccttttctaattctgtaacCAGAACTGCACCCTGTGATCATGACAAAAGACTTGTTTTTTGGGATGCTAGTGTGGTTAGAGCTCCTTAAATTGTAGTGTTTGAGGAATCTTGTTTTACTTCTAGCAGACCACTTCTAAGTCCCTTTTGTATGTGAATTTGTTCAAACCTAGTTGTTTTCTAGAACCCAAACCATATACTGTAtcttgatttttattttctttatacagATCTAAGAACAGAGAAGAAAACCAAACTAAGAGAATTCCAGCAAATGATGAGATCTGTGGAAGAGTTGCCAACAATGATGGAAGTCAGAGTCAACTGACCTCAGAGCAGAACAGTGATTGGACAAAGAAGGAATCTGAAGAACAATGCCCAACCAATGAGGAAGAGCAGACCCAAGATCGCAGCTGCGCAAAGCTAAGTCCTAAAGTCAGAGACCGACCACAGTCAAGAACAGAAGATCACATCAGTTCCAAGAGTTTCAAAACAGTGGAGCGATCCAAATGGGACTTTGTCAAGATTGCTTTTCCCAATTGTGCCTTTGACTGTTCCCAGACCCTCTATCCCAAGCCTTACAAGGACCTCCTTCCAGAAAATATAGCAGGGCAGGAGCTGGATGTGTCATACTGGCGCCTACGAGTGAACCAGCAGCGAGAGAAGCTTTCTAGGCGGGAGCGTGAACAACTGGAGAGAGAATGTAGGTACAAGAAGAGTGTGAATGCGGATAGAGCGGTGAGGCAATGCTGCAGCTGGCAGGAGTACAAGCAGCTCCTGGAACAGAGAAATCAGCAAAGGAGGAGTAAGCGACCCCCACATCTCTGGAATGATGTGATCTCACCGTTAGTCCAATCAGAAAAAGTCAGTTCATCaggtaaattattattattgtgacaATGAACAGTCCCAGCCAAGATAGGATATACAAGTACATGAGGCAAGGTGTTA
It contains:
- the TSEN54 gene encoding tRNA-splicing endonuclease subunit Sen54 isoform X3, translating into MAPKNFFQIILKSRTKSCACAERRSGSCCQRSVWSAFLGAILFCSGNLVKAEWKPREGLVELRSPAGKFWQTMGFTEQGKQCLLPEEAVYMLECGSIQLFYRELPLSIQEAYERLLSHKTVTLLQYQVYSHLKRLGYIVMRFNPCSVLSPYERQLNLESHHQSSGRLNHKRKRSSSSRSKNREENQTKRIPANDEICGRVANNDGSQSQLTSEQNSDWTKKESEEQCPTNEEEQTQDRSCAKLSPKVRDRPQSRTEDHISSKSFKTVERSKWDFVKIAFPNCAFDCSQTLYPKPYKDLLPENIAGQELDVSYWRLRVNQQREKLSRREREQLERECRYKKSVNADRAVRQCCSWQEYKQLLEQRNQQRRSKRPPHLWNDVISPLVQSEKVSSSASLLEQISILRSSHILDGAARPQENTEVMKIDFDVYQADAAANFKKSSPGKPYVRMCVRRFEEQVPDLRAVKQLTYQSEDVPVVFALVDNGDIAFYAFKDFKLPTDMYH
- the TSEN54 gene encoding tRNA-splicing endonuclease subunit Sen54 isoform X4 codes for the protein MASSCLGSKAQHQPPPPPRSAAGRLETLLQQRLAGRTESCCQIQPRRAIGAARTHAGRELPCASPAVAQLSCTVLELGTAASLSVHMAPKNFFQIILKSRTKSCACAERRSGSCCQRSVWSAFLGAILFCSGNLVKAEWKPREGLVELRSPAGKFWQTMGFTEQGKQCLLPEEAVYMLECGSIQLFYRELPLSIQEAYERLLSHKTVTLLQYQVYSHLKRLGYIVMRFNPCSVLSPYERQLNLESHHQSSGRLNHKRKRSSSSRSKNREENQTKRIPANDEICGRVANNDGSQSQLTSEQNSDWTKKESEEQCPTNEEEQTQDRSCAKLSPKVRDRPQSRTEDHISSKSFKTVERSKWDFVKIAFPNCAFDCSQTLYPKPYKDLLPENIAGQELDVSYWRLRVNQQREKLSRREREQLERECRYKKSVNADRAVRQCCSWQEYKQLLEQRNQQRRSKRPPHLWNDVISPLVQSEKVSSSDLRSRFQICGR
- the TSEN54 gene encoding tRNA-splicing endonuclease subunit Sen54 isoform X2 codes for the protein MEVSAGLGGSRTLSPAELHGARTRNRSLPQRSHGPKEFLPDNSEEQNEKLRLCREEEWQLLSEERVERLGNLVKAEWKPREGLVELRSPAGKFWQTMGFTEQGKQCLLPEEAVYMLECGSIQLFYRELPLSIQEAYERLLSHKTVTLLQYQVYSHLKRLGYIVMRFNPCSVLSPYERQLNLESHHQSSGRLNHKRKRSSSSRSKNREENQTKRIPANDEICGRVANNDGSQSQLTSEQNSDWTKKESEEQCPTNEEEQTQDRSCAKLSPKVRDRPQSRTEDHISSKSFKTVERSKWDFVKIAFPNCAFDCSQTLYPKPYKDLLPENIAGQELDVSYWRLRVNQQREKLSRREREQLERECRYKKSVNADRAVRQCCSWQEYKQLLEQRNQQRRSKRPPHLWNDVISPLVQSEKVSSSASLLEQISILRSSHILDGAARPQENTEVMKIDFDVYQADAAANFKKSSPGKPYVRMCVRRFEEQVPDLRAVKQLTYQSEDVPVVFALVDNGDIAFYAFKDFKLPTDMYH